The Campylobacter concisus genome includes a region encoding these proteins:
- a CDS encoding molybdopterin biosynthesis protein MoeB: MMQNFNEKNEFKYGKFNYEKAHQIAQNCAKFKLDNNEEEMACGGERSCYD, encoded by the coding sequence ATGATGCAAAATTTCAATGAGAAAAATGAGTTTAAATACGGCAAATTTAACTACGAAAAAGCTCATCAAATAGCCCAGAACTGCGCTAAATTTAAGCTAGATAATAACGAAGAAGAGATGGCTTGTGGAGGTGAGCGGAGCTGCTATGACTGA
- a CDS encoding cysteine permease: MQNILAPNEFLDDYVLGAELAKNAGISSNAYLFWKNVISAKFENSRIVFLRKNSIPIKFQNTIKTCTPLNGLIPTGVFCSFTSLAPSHLVAKNGSKIYELFKFHEICGIKFIDLKKFYDDFNLSYSYRIYIEKCKFFSPAPFEKRIKLTETMCLGYY, encoded by the coding sequence ATGCAAAATATACTCGCACCAAATGAGTTTTTAGATGATTATGTACTCGGTGCTGAGTTAGCTAAAAATGCCGGCATCTCATCAAATGCTTATCTTTTTTGGAAAAACGTCATAAGTGCTAAATTTGAAAACTCAAGAATAGTTTTTCTTAGAAAAAATAGCATTCCAATCAAATTTCAAAACACTATAAAAACCTGTACGCCTTTAAATGGCCTTATTCCAACAGGCGTATTTTGCTCTTTTACCTCGCTTGCTCCTTCTCATCTTGTAGCAAAAAATGGCTCTAAGATCTACGAGCTCTTTAAATTTCATGAGATTTGCGGCATCAAATTTATAGACTTGAAGAAATTTTATGATGATTTTAATCTTAGCTATTCTTATAGAATTTACATTGAAAAGTGCAAATTTTTCTCACCTGCTCCATTTGAAAAACGCATAAAATTAACTGAAACGATGTGTCTTGGATATTACTAA
- a CDS encoding Fe-S-containing hydro-lyase — MSEVKRITAPFDKEVVKSLKAGDNVLISGTIIAARDAAHKALTETLARGEKLPVELKGETIYYVGPTPAKPNQAIGAAGPTTSGRMDKYTPTMINEVGINGMIGKGYRSDAVVEAMKKSCCVYMVAIGGIGALISQSIKKYEVLAYPELGPEAVARLTVEDFPAIVAIDCEGNNFYEVGQAPYKKI; from the coding sequence ATGTCAGAAGTAAAAAGAATAACAGCACCATTTGATAAAGAGGTGGTAAAAAGTCTAAAAGCGGGAGATAATGTCCTAATATCAGGCACTATCATAGCAGCTCGTGACGCTGCACATAAGGCACTTACTGAAACATTGGCACGTGGTGAAAAGCTGCCAGTTGAGCTAAAGGGTGAGACTATCTACTATGTCGGACCAACTCCAGCCAAGCCAAATCAAGCTATCGGTGCAGCAGGTCCAACAACAAGCGGTAGAATGGATAAATACACCCCAACTATGATAAATGAAGTTGGTATAAATGGTATGATCGGTAAAGGCTACAGGAGTGACGCAGTAGTCGAGGCTATGAAAAAATCATGCTGTGTTTATATGGTTGCTATCGGTGGCATCGGAGCACTCATTAGCCAAAGTATCAAAAAATATGAAGTGCTGGCTTATCCAGAACTAGGACCAGAGGCAGTTGCTAGGCTTACAGTTGAGGACTTTCCAGCGATAGTTGCCATTGACTGCGAAGGTAATAACTTCTATGAAGTTGGCCAAGCACCTTACAAAAAGATCTAA
- a CDS encoding RidA family protein codes for MKKQILTKNAPQAIGPYSQAISSNGFLFISGQLGVTPAGEFAGSSVEAQADQSLENLKNILAEAGLNFDNVVKTTIFLADMADFVKVNTVYAKFFKEPYPARSTVAVKTLPKDALVEIELIAAY; via the coding sequence ATGAAAAAACAAATCTTAACAAAAAATGCTCCACAAGCGATTGGACCATATTCTCAAGCTATTAGCTCAAATGGATTTTTATTTATCTCAGGTCAGCTTGGTGTCACACCAGCGGGTGAGTTTGCAGGTAGTAGCGTAGAAGCTCAAGCTGATCAATCGCTTGAAAATTTAAAAAATATCTTGGCTGAAGCAGGACTTAATTTTGATAATGTCGTAAAGACCACAATATTTCTAGCAGATATGGCAGATTTTGTTAAAGTAAATACTGTGTATGCTAAATTTTTTAAAGAGCCTTATCCTGCTAGAAGTACAGTAGCTGTTAAGACCTTGCCAAAAGACGCACTTGTGGAAATAGAGCTTATCGCGGCTTATTAA
- a CDS encoding DUF411 domain-containing protein, translated as MKKLAFLALGFFATFVFAADMKVYKSPTCGCCTSWGEAMQKAGFSEEVIKVDDIAKVKKEFNVPLELSSCHTAIIDGYIIEGHVPADEVKRLLELKPKDVVGIAVPGMPMESQGMEQGSKAEQYDVILFKKDGSQEIFATYIGTKKLR; from the coding sequence ATGAAAAAATTAGCATTTTTGGCTCTTGGCTTTTTTGCAACATTTGTATTTGCGGCTGATATGAAGGTCTATAAAAGCCCAACTTGTGGATGTTGTACTAGCTGGGGTGAGGCGATGCAGAAGGCTGGATTTAGCGAAGAGGTCATAAAAGTAGATGATATAGCAAAAGTTAAGAAAGAATTTAACGTGCCGCTAGAGCTTTCAAGCTGCCATACAGCAATCATCGATGGATATATCATAGAAGGTCATGTCCCAGCCGATGAGGTAAAGCGCCTACTAGAGCTTAAGCCAAAAGATGTAGTTGGTATCGCAGTACCTGGCATGCCGATGGAGAGCCAAGGTATGGAGCAAGGCAGTAAAGCTGAGCAATACGATGTTATTTTATTTAAAAAAGATGGCTCACAAGAAATTTTTGCCACTTACATCGGCACAAAAAAACTAAGATAA
- a CDS encoding TonB-dependent siderophore receptor translates to MKKILISLVALNLMQPQIFASQSDKILEAIDVVESERRDDANYFAKELVKSTTRLNLTSRQTPQSLTVLTEARLKDQGIKDYQVLLRNVPGVTLNKWDERVYPTARGFAIDYYLLDSMPSFGGFSLGANDMSLLPYERVEVVKGANGLLAGAGNPAASLNFIRKRADAKELKGNFGVSAGSYDRYGVNGDVQTPVNESGSVRARLSFMHEKSHSYMDYYNRKNSAIYGVVDSDIGDNSWLSLGAFYQELRRHGVRWGGMPAFYSDGSRTNFSKNEIFSQPWTRWDIKTLDFYADFKHYFENEASLNLSYSFRRANTDSNLLYYGGAVNLDGTGNMSDLSVYANKREENIHNVDAYANIPYEVANLSHEFVFGAMYNNYKKSSDKVSSYWLQKTTPAGLAYTARSRIDFKNLHLDDPKLPYEDQNNKDKTIQKAFYAANKLSITDELKFLLGARVSYYKYEIEGGKDNRNFTNEITPYLGITYDIGANHTLYASYTSIFKPQNAKDANDKYLDPIQGKDYEVGIKGEYFDGALQASLGVFKIVQDKLGIDTGKKNPATNAKIYESGKGVTSKGVELDLNGEITKNLSLSFGATNFNAKDANGEKYATNSSRSTANLFAKYEFRDFRVGAGAMYKSKIYTDKGANEITQKGYTLANLMFGYKFAKNFDVQLNIDNLFNKKYYEGIGKNMMVYGDPRTFNLSFNYNF, encoded by the coding sequence ATGAAAAAAATTTTAATTAGTTTGGTTGCATTAAATTTGATGCAACCTCAAATTTTTGCTAGCCAAAGCGATAAAATTTTAGAGGCAATCGATGTCGTGGAGAGCGAGCGAAGAGACGATGCAAACTACTTTGCAAAAGAGCTTGTAAAGAGTACAACAAGGCTAAATTTAACCTCTCGTCAAACGCCACAATCACTAACTGTGCTAACAGAAGCAAGACTAAAAGATCAAGGCATCAAGGACTATCAGGTGCTTCTTAGAAATGTCCCTGGCGTTACGCTAAACAAATGGGATGAGCGCGTATATCCGACGGCTCGTGGCTTTGCGATAGATTATTACTTGCTTGATTCGATGCCTAGCTTTGGTGGTTTTAGCCTTGGCGCAAACGATATGAGCTTGCTGCCTTATGAAAGAGTTGAAGTGGTAAAAGGAGCAAATGGCCTACTTGCAGGTGCTGGCAACCCAGCTGCAAGTTTAAATTTCATAAGAAAAAGAGCAGATGCAAAGGAACTTAAAGGAAATTTTGGTGTAAGTGCTGGCTCATACGATAGATACGGCGTAAATGGTGATGTGCAAACGCCTGTAAATGAGAGCGGGAGCGTTAGAGCAAGGCTATCTTTTATGCATGAGAAGTCGCACTCTTATATGGATTATTATAACCGCAAAAATAGCGCGATTTACGGCGTAGTCGATAGCGACATAGGTGACAATTCATGGCTTAGTCTTGGTGCATTTTATCAAGAGCTAAGACGCCACGGGGTTAGATGGGGTGGCATGCCAGCATTTTACTCAGATGGTTCTAGGACAAATTTTAGTAAAAATGAAATTTTCTCTCAGCCTTGGACTAGGTGGGATATAAAAACGCTTGATTTTTACGCTGATTTTAAGCACTACTTTGAAAATGAAGCGAGCTTAAATTTAAGCTACTCATTTAGGCGGGCGAACACCGACTCAAATCTACTCTACTACGGCGGAGCGGTAAATTTAGACGGCACTGGCAATATGAGCGATCTTAGCGTTTATGCAAACAAAAGAGAGGAGAACATCCACAACGTCGATGCATACGCAAATATCCCTTACGAGGTAGCAAATTTATCCCATGAGTTTGTCTTTGGCGCGATGTATAACAACTATAAAAAAAGTAGCGATAAGGTAAGTAGCTACTGGTTGCAAAAGACCACGCCAGCTGGGCTTGCTTATACAGCTAGAAGCAGGATTGATTTTAAAAACCTGCACCTTGATGATCCAAAGCTACCTTACGAAGATCAAAATAACAAAGACAAAACGATACAAAAGGCATTTTATGCGGCAAATAAACTATCAATCACCGATGAGCTTAAATTTTTGCTAGGTGCTAGGGTGAGCTACTACAAATACGAGATCGAAGGCGGCAAAGATAATAGAAATTTCACAAATGAGATCACGCCATATCTTGGCATCACTTATGACATCGGAGCAAACCACACTCTATACGCCAGCTATACGAGTATATTTAAGCCACAAAACGCAAAGGACGCAAATGATAAATATCTTGATCCGATCCAAGGCAAGGACTATGAAGTGGGTATCAAAGGCGAGTATTTTGACGGGGCGCTTCAAGCAAGCCTTGGCGTCTTTAAGATCGTGCAAGACAAGCTTGGCATAGATACTGGCAAGAAAAATCCAGCGACAAATGCCAAAATATATGAATCTGGCAAGGGTGTGACAAGCAAGGGTGTCGAGCTAGATCTAAACGGCGAGATCACTAAAAACTTAAGCCTAAGCTTTGGTGCAACGAACTTTAACGCAAAAGATGCTAATGGCGAGAAATACGCCACCAACTCATCAAGAAGTACGGCAAATTTATTTGCAAAGTATGAATTTAGGGACTTTAGAGTAGGGGCTGGAGCTATGTATAAGAGCAAAATTTACACTGACAAAGGCGCAAATGAAATCACACAAAAGGGCTACACTTTGGCAAATTTGATGTTTGGTTATAAATTTGCTAAAAACTTTGACGTGCAGCTAAATATCGACAATCTCTTTAATAAAAAGTACTACGAGGGCATCGGCAAAAACATGATGGTTTATGGCGATCCACGCACATTTAATCTAAGCTTTAACTACAATTTTTAA
- a CDS encoding fumarate hydratase — MRIINVKDIREVVAKLCKQACYVVTPDLKAAFTKAQSNESSSLGKDILGKILQNAKLAEEGVAPICQDTGMTVVFVQIGQDVHIEGGYIEDAINEGIAEGYIEGYLRKSVVAEPLFERKNTTNNTPAVIHTRIVPGDKLKIKVAPKGFGSENKSVLKMLVPADGIEGVKKVFLEAVKYAGPNACPPLTIGVGIGGTMDKAALLAKEAAVRSVDSKNSDPRYAKLEDELLELACKTGVGPQGLGGDTTAVKVNVEWYPTHIAGLPVAININCHAARHADAEL; from the coding sequence ATGAGAATAATAAATGTAAAAGATATAAGAGAAGTCGTTGCCAAGCTTTGCAAACAGGCCTGTTATGTTGTGACGCCAGATTTAAAGGCTGCTTTTACAAAGGCTCAAAGTAATGAAAGCTCGTCACTAGGCAAAGACATTTTGGGCAAAATTTTACAAAATGCTAAGCTTGCGGAAGAGGGCGTTGCGCCTATCTGCCAAGACACCGGTATGACGGTTGTTTTCGTGCAGATCGGCCAAGATGTGCATATTGAGGGTGGATATATTGAAGATGCGATAAATGAGGGCATTGCGGAAGGCTACATTGAGGGCTACCTAAGAAAGTCAGTTGTTGCTGAGCCACTTTTTGAGAGAAAAAATACCACAAATAACACTCCAGCTGTCATCCACACTAGAATCGTGCCAGGAGATAAGCTAAAGATAAAAGTAGCTCCAAAAGGTTTTGGTAGTGAGAATAAATCAGTTTTAAAAATGCTTGTACCAGCTGATGGCATAGAAGGTGTAAAAAAAGTCTTTTTAGAGGCCGTAAAATACGCTGGACCAAATGCCTGTCCTCCATTAACAATAGGTGTTGGCATAGGCGGTACGATGGATAAGGCAGCACTTTTGGCAAAAGAAGCGGCGGTTCGTTCGGTCGATAGTAAAAATTCTGATCCAAGATATGCCAAATTAGAAGATGAGCTACTAGAGCTTGCTTGCAAAACTGGTGTTGGTCCTCAAGGACTTGGTGGTGACACCACTGCTGTTAAAGTAAATGTCGAGTGGTATCCAACCCACATAGCAGGTCTTCCTGTTGCTATAAACATCAACTGCCACGCTGCACGCCACGCAGATGCCGAGCTTTAA
- a CDS encoding hemolysin family protein — MVILAIVFILLNAFFVLSEFSLVKVRKSRLEELIKEKKPNAQLAFEMSNKLDTYLSATQLGITLSSLALGWIGEPAVARLIEAPLKNFFNFSDILVHTVGFAIAFTLITLLHVVMGELVPKSVAIAKAETSVLKIARPLHFFWVLFSPVIKLFDILATIGLKILGIQPAKENELAHSEEEIKIIVGESLKGGVLDSFETEIIKNAVDFSDTVAKEIMTPRRDMICINKQKSFEENLQVVFESKYTRFPYIDGSKDIILGMIHIRDILQLHFSKDKEKSFDSIVRKFVIVPESLSISKVLVMMNKEQISAALVVDEYGGTAGLLTMEDIMEEVLGDFNDEHDEVDQHYKKINDNIYEFQGRYDLESVEEVLGISFDEETDQVTIGGYVFNLIGRLPVVGDKIEDENCYYEVRKMDGASISRVKVRKKIKNEEESIQS; from the coding sequence ATGGTAATACTTGCCATTGTATTCATTTTACTAAATGCCTTTTTTGTTTTATCAGAATTTTCTCTTGTTAAAGTTCGTAAGTCTAGACTTGAAGAACTTATCAAAGAAAAAAAACCAAACGCTCAGCTTGCCTTTGAGATGTCAAACAAGCTTGATACTTATCTTAGTGCTACTCAGCTTGGTATCACACTAAGCTCACTTGCTCTTGGTTGGATCGGTGAGCCAGCAGTTGCAAGACTTATAGAAGCACCGCTTAAAAATTTCTTCAACTTTAGTGATATCTTAGTTCATACGGTTGGTTTTGCGATCGCATTTACGCTTATTACGTTACTTCACGTTGTAATGGGTGAGCTTGTGCCAAAGTCAGTTGCTATCGCAAAGGCCGAGACTTCAGTGTTAAAAATCGCTCGTCCACTTCACTTTTTCTGGGTGCTATTTTCGCCTGTAATTAAGCTTTTTGATATTTTAGCGACCATTGGACTTAAAATTTTAGGCATCCAGCCAGCTAAAGAAAATGAGCTAGCCCACTCTGAAGAAGAGATAAAAATCATCGTTGGTGAGAGCTTAAAGGGCGGTGTGCTTGATAGTTTTGAGACTGAGATCATTAAAAATGCAGTTGATTTTAGCGACACAGTCGCAAAAGAGATCATGACGCCAAGGCGTGATATGATCTGTATAAATAAACAAAAGAGTTTTGAAGAGAATTTGCAAGTCGTATTTGAGTCAAAATACACTCGCTTTCCTTATATAGACGGCTCAAAAGATATTATTTTGGGCATGATACACATTAGAGATATTTTGCAGCTTCACTTTAGCAAAGATAAAGAGAAGAGTTTTGACTCAATTGTTCGTAAATTTGTCATAGTGCCTGAGAGCCTTTCTATTTCAAAAGTGCTTGTAATGATGAATAAAGAGCAAATTTCAGCTGCACTTGTAGTCGATGAGTATGGCGGTACAGCCGGACTTCTTACGATGGAAGATATCATGGAAGAGGTGCTTGGTGATTTTAATGACGAGCACGATGAAGTTGATCAGCACTATAAAAAGATAAATGACAATATTTACGAATTTCAAGGCAGATATGATCTAGAGAGCGTAGAAGAGGTTCTTGGTATAAGCTTTGATGAAGAGACAGATCAAGTAACGATCGGTGGATATGTCTTCAACTTAATCGGTCGTTTGCCAGTAGTTGGGGACAAGATCGAGGATGAAAACTGCTACTACGAAGTAAGAAAGATGGATGGAGCCAGTATCTCACGTGTAAAAGTTAGAAAAAAGATAAAAAATGAAGAGGAGAGCATTCAGTCTTAA
- a CDS encoding sodium-dependent transporter gives MSKKNFSSRWAFILACVGSAVGMANVWGFPYKLGTNGGAAFLLIYVFFIALFSYVGLSAEYAIGRRAKTGTLGSYKYAWQSRKLGVFGSIIGWLPLAGSLCIAIGYAVIIAYVLKALTQALTGSFMSVDTNVWFNSFALQDYSVLPYHFIIVVGTLLTLFFGAKSIEKTNQIMMPLFFVLFSILAINVAMLPNAFDGYKFLFIPDFSKLADPMVWVSAMGQAFFSLSITGSGMIVYGAYLSKDEDIVESAKTTAFFDTIAALVAALVMIPAVFAYAMDPAEGPKLLFVTLPKILQNMIGGQIFAIILFTAVIFGGITSLQNMFEVVAESLMHKFPLLSRFWTLTLLCAVCFGIGAFMEPISSWGPWMDFVSIYIIPIGAVIGAISWFWIIKKDEILDEINSGANKSYGNFWYFVGKFIYVPLTFLLCIIAVSKGISF, from the coding sequence ATGAGCAAAAAGAATTTTTCATCGCGCTGGGCATTTATATTGGCCTGTGTTGGATCAGCAGTTGGCATGGCAAATGTCTGGGGCTTTCCTTATAAACTTGGCACAAATGGCGGTGCAGCGTTTTTACTCATCTATGTTTTTTTCATAGCTCTTTTTTCATACGTTGGTCTAAGTGCGGAGTATGCGATTGGCAGACGTGCAAAAACTGGTACGCTTGGATCATATAAATATGCTTGGCAAAGTAGAAAATTAGGCGTATTTGGTAGTATTATTGGTTGGCTTCCACTTGCTGGTTCACTTTGTATAGCCATCGGCTACGCAGTCATCATCGCCTACGTGCTAAAAGCCCTTACTCAGGCACTTACTGGCTCATTTATGAGCGTTGATACGAACGTTTGGTTTAACTCATTTGCACTTCAAGATTACTCAGTCTTGCCTTATCATTTTATTATCGTTGTTGGCACGCTTCTTACACTATTTTTTGGGGCAAAAAGTATCGAAAAAACAAATCAAATAATGATGCCACTATTTTTCGTATTGTTTAGCATTCTGGCTATAAATGTCGCAATGCTACCAAATGCGTTTGATGGGTATAAATTCCTTTTTATCCCTGACTTTAGTAAGCTTGCGGACCCGATGGTATGGGTTTCTGCGATGGGTCAAGCCTTTTTCTCGCTCTCCATCACAGGATCTGGCATGATAGTTTATGGAGCTTACCTTTCAAAAGATGAAGATATCGTTGAAAGTGCTAAAACTACGGCTTTTTTTGATACTATCGCAGCTCTTGTGGCCGCTCTTGTTATGATCCCAGCAGTCTTTGCCTATGCTATGGATCCAGCCGAAGGTCCAAAACTACTTTTTGTAACGCTTCCTAAAATTTTACAAAATATGATCGGCGGACAAATTTTTGCCATTATTTTATTTACAGCTGTTATCTTTGGTGGCATCACCTCGCTTCAAAATATGTTTGAAGTAGTCGCCGAGTCACTAATGCATAAATTTCCGCTCCTTAGTAGATTTTGGACACTCACGCTACTTTGTGCAGTTTGCTTTGGCATAGGAGCATTTATGGAGCCTATTAGCAGTTGGGGGCCTTGGATGGACTTTGTGTCGATCTATATTATTCCAATCGGCGCGGTAATCGGAGCTATTTCTTGGTTCTGGATTATTAAAAAAGATGAAATTTTAGACGAGATAAATTCTGGAGCAAATAAATCTTATGGTAATTTCTGGTATTTTGTAGGCAAATTTATCTACGTTCCGCTAACATTTTTACTTTGTATCATAGCCGTAAGTAAGGGAATTTCTTTTTAA
- a CDS encoding M48 family metallopeptidase — protein sequence MKKFLLTLLATSLLFTGCSSVTKAGVVGADRKQFMLVSSEAMEQSSAQAYVKTLTAARSKGELNVDPILTKRVQDIAKRLIAQTGVFRDDALKWKWQVNVINEDTLNAWCMPGGRIVVYSGIIKRLNLTDAQLAAVMGHEIAHALREHSREQASADQMKSIGIFAIATATGLGDLGANALNLASEYTISLPFSRSHETEADHIGTELMARAGYDPKEAVEVWVKMSKMSGGKVPEILSTHPSNESRIKDLKEIAVKLEPVYQAAKKG from the coding sequence ATGAAAAAATTTCTACTTACATTGTTAGCGACTAGTTTGCTCTTTACTGGCTGCTCAAGCGTTACAAAAGCAGGCGTTGTTGGTGCTGATCGTAAGCAATTTATGTTAGTCTCATCAGAAGCTATGGAGCAAAGCTCGGCTCAAGCCTACGTCAAGACGCTAACAGCTGCTAGAAGTAAAGGCGAGCTAAATGTTGATCCGATCCTTACAAAAAGAGTTCAAGATATCGCTAAAAGGCTCATCGCTCAAACTGGTGTTTTTAGGGATGACGCTCTAAAATGGAAGTGGCAAGTAAATGTCATTAATGAAGATACGCTAAATGCTTGGTGTATGCCAGGGGGCAGGATAGTCGTTTATAGTGGCATCATAAAAAGGCTAAATTTAACAGATGCACAGCTAGCTGCGGTCATGGGACACGAGATTGCCCACGCGCTTAGGGAGCACAGCAGAGAGCAAGCAAGTGCTGATCAGATGAAAAGCATAGGTATCTTTGCAATAGCCACAGCTACTGGCCTTGGCGATCTTGGAGCTAATGCTCTAAATTTAGCTAGCGAATACACCATATCTCTGCCGTTTTCTCGCTCGCATGAGACCGAGGCTGATCACATCGGTACCGAGCTAATGGCAAGAGCCGGATACGATCCAAAAGAAGCAGTCGAAGTCTGGGTAAAAATGAGCAAGATGAGTGGCGGAAAGGTGCCTGAAATTTTAAGCACTCACCCATCAAACGAGAGTAGGATAAAAGATCTAAAAGAGATCGCAGTAAAGCTTGAGCCAGTCTATCAAGCTGCCAAAAAAGGCTAG
- a CDS encoding chemotaxis protein, producing MFKVEVIYKFCLVLVLILGLCMLAFSGVNFAFGEYNEYLLNAHKIAGFLILLAALLHVINRRKKLVKLINETTDVLTRSKNPSICNMDRIIASLEPYSITEISQMLGFDEAVFCETLCKNGVKFNDASQTLRQIARMNDEKIFFVLVLIIEAKFGKRFCGELKYKRGGKLKDKKMVA from the coding sequence ATGTTTAAAGTAGAGGTTATTTATAAATTCTGTCTTGTTTTAGTTCTTATTTTAGGGCTTTGTATGCTCGCATTCTCTGGTGTAAATTTTGCATTTGGCGAATATAACGAGTATCTATTAAATGCCCATAAAATCGCAGGTTTCTTAATATTGCTTGCTGCACTACTTCACGTTATAAATCGTAGAAAAAAGCTAGTAAAACTAATAAATGAAACGACGGATGTGCTAACACGCAGTAAAAATCCAAGCATTTGCAACATGGACCGCATCATCGCCTCGCTCGAGCCATACAGCATAACTGAAATTTCGCAAATGTTGGGCTTTGACGAGGCTGTTTTTTGCGAAACTTTATGTAAAAATGGAGTTAAATTTAATGACGCTAGCCAAACTCTACGCCAGATAGCACGAATGAATGATGAAAAGATATTTTTCGTGCTAGTTCTTATCATTGAGGCGAAATTTGGCAAGAGATTTTGTGGCGAACTAAAGTATAAACGTGGTGGAAAACTTAAAGATAAAAAAATGGTTGCGTAG
- a CDS encoding putative transporter gives MFSSFFKDKKWALWAYGGAIFIILLLVYQTHLNVRINEWYKNFYDIVQNSKDHDVSEFWREIFNFIKIAMPYVVTYTVISFFASHWVFRWREAMTFRYLKFWQNCKSDIEGSSQRIQEDVYRFAKIMESLGVQVLRAIMTLIAFIPVLWELSKSVSLPYIKDIEGSLVYIALIISIGGLIISWFVGIKLPHIEYNNQKAEAAFRKELVYGEDDKSKFCQPNVMLELFTGVKLNYYKLFLHYGYFNLWLISFSQILVIVPYVIMGNGLFSGVITLGVLIQASNAFSQVRESFSVFIDNWTTITELRSVNKRLREFERNINYKA, from the coding sequence ATGTTTTCATCATTTTTTAAAGATAAAAAATGGGCACTCTGGGCTTATGGCGGAGCGATATTTATCATCTTGCTTCTTGTCTATCAAACGCACCTAAATGTCCGTATAAACGAGTGGTATAAAAATTTCTACGACATCGTGCAAAACTCAAAAGATCATGATGTAAGTGAGTTTTGGCGAGAAATTTTTAACTTTATAAAAATCGCTATGCCTTACGTCGTGACTTACACTGTGATCTCGTTTTTTGCTAGCCACTGGGTCTTTCGCTGGAGAGAGGCGATGACGTTTAGATATCTAAAATTTTGGCAAAACTGCAAAAGTGACATCGAAGGCAGTTCGCAGCGTATCCAAGAAGACGTCTACCGCTTTGCCAAAATAATGGAAAGCCTTGGTGTGCAGGTTTTAAGGGCGATCATGACGCTAATTGCCTTTATACCAGTACTTTGGGAGCTAAGTAAGAGCGTGAGTTTGCCTTATATCAAAGATATCGAAGGCTCGCTTGTTTATATCGCTTTAATAATTAGCATCGGTGGCTTAATTATTTCGTGGTTTGTGGGCATTAAACTCCCGCATATCGAGTATAACAACCAAAAAGCAGAAGCGGCGTTTAGAAAAGAGCTAGTTTACGGCGAAGATGATAAGTCTAAATTTTGCCAGCCAAATGTCATGCTAGAGCTTTTTACAGGCGTAAAGTTAAATTATTACAAACTATTTTTGCACTACGGCTACTTTAACCTTTGGCTCATCTCTTTTTCACAAATTCTTGTCATCGTACCTTATGTCATCATGGGAAATGGTCTATTTAGCGGCGTTATAACGCTTGGTGTGCTTATACAAGCTAGCAACGCTTTTTCTCAAGTTAGAGAGAGTTTTAGCGTCTTTATCGACAACTGGACGACGATAACAGAGTTAAGATCCGTAAATAAACGTTTGAGAGAATTTGAGAGAAATATAAACTATAAGGCGTAA